The following coding sequences are from one Culex quinquefasciatus strain JHB chromosome 1, VPISU_Cqui_1.0_pri_paternal, whole genome shotgun sequence window:
- the LOC119770687 gene encoding cell wall protein DAN4-like produces the protein MVESGDPKKNVTVLFCFSADGYCFPPDIVLPYKRLPKEIIQSVPGTWGIGKSENGWMDTDNFVLYIKQILYPSLVKRGVKFPVLFFVDGHKSHTAFAAAEACQELGIVLIALYPNSTRIIQPADVAIFGPLKQSWRKIVEQRPPNDPLTTRNFAANLEAAMNESIKEQTIKKSFVVTGIHPFNENAPNYTKCLAKSASAANNQRISTSDRALGATSSYRSEAGAGSATFSGGVDLSDTIFTSTTPGIATPAPAYRSTAGAGSATFSGGVDLSDTIFTSTTPGIATPAPAYRSTAGAGSATFSGGVDLSDTIFTSTTPGIATPAPAYRSTAGAGSATFSGGVDLSDTIFTSTTPGIATPAPAYRSTAGAGSATFSGGVGYSDTIFTSTTPGIATTAPAYRSTAGARSATFSGGVDLSDTIFTSTTPGIATPARPLGTTWSYHAADGVESPTFSGGVDLSDTIFTSTTPGIATTAPAYRSTAGAGSATFSGGVGYSDTIFTTPTPGIATPARPLGTASNRSKGGVGGSFSDNTNAAATSFEQSTNQRWEEEEIRMDDFCFESMPPLQDITNKRRMSISHFLHTPPTPKRKSNHINYKIKTQPILTADERLAELRQADELKVQKKQEQQEKAKKREEARLAKQAEKEAREAERKRKREENASKKQLQEGMKQRKADEKRAKEAAKRKAREVPAELSYRSTAGAGSATFSGGVDLSDTLITPGIATPARPLGTTWSYHAADGIESPTFSGGVNLPDTSVNSTHTSTTPGFATPAHPLGATSSYRSTAGAGSATFSVGVGLSDTIFTSITPGIATPARPLDTSSSYHVAGGVESPTFLEGVNMADISVNSTRNSVTPGIAKPAYPLDTTSSYRSTLMIGMDDATLAKQAEKEAGRKGNAMKKRVGENFSKG, from the exons ATGGTCGAATCTGGAGATCCAAAAAAGAACGTGACGGTGCTGTTCTGCTTCAGCGCTGATGGGTATTGCTTTCCTCCGGATATAGTGCTTCCGTATAAACGCCTTCCGAAAGAGATTATCCAAAGCGTGCCGGGAACGTGGGGGATCGGAAAATCCGAGAACGGTTGGATGGATACAGACAACTTCGTCCTCTACATCAAACAAATTCTGTACCCGTCTCTGGTTAAGCGTGGTGTCAAATTCCCAGTTCTGTTTTTTGTTGATGGCCACAAGTCGCACACAGCGTTTGCTGCTGCAGAGGCGTGCCAAGAGCTGGGGATTGTGCTCATTGCATTGTATCCGAACTCAACCCGAATTATTCAACCTGCGGACGTGGCGATTTTTGGCCCTCTAAAGCAGTCCTGGCGCAAAATTGTCGAACAACGGCCACCCAATGATCCACTGACCACCCGCAATTTCGCAGCAAACCTCGAAGCAGCCATGAACGAATCAATCAAAGAGCAAACCATCAAAAAGTCATTTGTCGTCACTGGAATCCATCCGTTTAATGAGAACGCCCCAAACTACACGAAGTGTTTGGCAAAATCTGCTAGCGCTG CAAATAACCAGCGAATCTCCACATCCGATCGTGCGCTTGGTGCAACATCGTCGTATCGCTCGGAGGCTGGAGCAGGATCTGCTACGTTCTCGGGTGGCGTCGACTTGTCCGACACGATCTTCACCTCAACCACTCCGGGCATCGCCACACCAGCACCAGCGTATCGCTCGACGGCTGGAGCAGGATCTGCTACGTTCTCGGGTGGCGTCGACTTGTCCGACACGATCTTCACCTCAACCACTCCGGGCATCGCCACACCAGCACCAGCGTATCGCTCGACGGCTGGAGCAGGATCTGCTACGTTCTCGGGTGGCGTCGACTTGTCCGACACGATCTTCACCTCGACCACTCCGGGCATCGCCACACCAGCACCAGCGTATCGCTCGACGGCTGGAGCAGGATCTGCTACGTTCTCGGGTGGCGTCGACTTGTCCGACACGATCTTCACCTCAACCACTCCGGGCATCGCCACACCAGCACCAGCGTATCGCTCGACGGCTGGAGCAGGATCTGCCACGTTCTCGGGTGGCGTCGGCTATTCCGACACGATCTTCACCTCAACCACTCCGGGCATCGCCACAACAGCACCAGCGTATCGCTCGACGGCTGGAGCAAGATCTGCCACGTTCTCGGGTGGCGTCGACTTGTCCGACACGATCTTCACCTCGACCACTCCGGGCATCGCCACACCAGCTCGCCCTCTTGGCACAACGTGGTCGTATCACGCGGCGGACGGAGTAGAATCTCCCACGTTCTCGGGTGGCGTCGACTTGTCCGACACGATCTTCACCTCAACCACTCCGGGCATCGCCACAACAGCACCAGCGTATCGCTCGACGGCTGGAGCAGGATCTGCCACGTTCTCGGGTGGCGTCGGCTATTCCGACACGATCTTCACCACGCCCACTCCGGGCATCGCCACACCAGCTCGCCCTCTTGGCACAGCGTCGAATCGCTCGAAGGGTGGAGTAGGAGGATCGTTCTCGGATAACACCAACGCGGCCGCTACAAGTTTCGAGCAATCGACTAATCAACGTTGGGAGGAGGAAGAGATCAGAATGGacgatttttgttttgagtCAATGCCCCCTCTTCAGGACATCACTAACAAACGCCGTATGAGTATTAGTCACTTTTTACACACTCCGCCAACTCCTAAACGAAAATCAAACCACATTAATTACAAGATAAAAACGCAACCGATCCTTACAGCCGATGAAAGGCTGGCCGAACTACGCCAGGCTGATGAACTGAAGGTGCAGAAGAagcaagaacaacaagaaaaaGCCAAAAAAAGGGAGGAGGCAAGATTAGCAAAGCAGGCTGAGAAGGAAGCACGTGAAGCGGAGAGGAAAAGGAAACGTGAAGAGAATGCGAGCAAGAAGCAACTTCAGGAAGGTATGAAACAACGTAAAGCTGACGAAAAACGAGCAAAGGAAGCGGCTAAGAGGAAGGCCAGAGAAGTGCCAGCCGAGCTGTCTTATCGCTCGACGGCTGGAGCAGGATCTGCCACGTTCTCGGGTGGCGTCGACTTGTCCGACACCTTGATCACTCCGGGCATCGCCACACCAGCTCGCCCGCTTGGCACAACGTGGTCGTATCACGCGGCGGACGGAATAGAATCTCCCACGTTCTCGGGTGGTGTCAACTTGCCCGACACAAGCGTCAACAGTACTCACACGTCGACAACTCCGGGCTTCGCCACACCAGCTCACCCGCTTGGTGCAACATCGTCGTATCGCTCGACGGCAGGAGCAGGATCTGCCACGTTCTCCGTTGGCGTCGGCTTGTCCGACACGATCTTCACCTCGATCACTCCGGGCATCGCCACACCAGCTCGCCCTCTTGACACATCGTCGTCTTATCACGTTGCGGGCGGAGTAGAATCTCCCACGTTCTTGGAGGGCGTCAACATGGCCGACATCAGCGTCAACAGTACTCGCAACTCGGTCACTCCGGGCATCGCCAAACCAGCTTACCCGCTTGATACAACATCGTCGTATCGTTCGACGCTCATGATCGGTATGGATGACGCAACATTGGCCAAACAAGCAGAGAAGGAAGCGGGGAGAAAAGGAAACGCGATGAAAAAGCGAGTTGGGGAGAACTTCAGCAAAGGTTGA